The stretch of DNA TTTTTCTAAAGCTAATTTGACCAGCTCTTCACCGTTTGTAGCTTCTCCTACTACTTTACACCCTAGATTTTCTAAGTTACTTTTTAACCCCATTAAAATTAAATATTCATCCTCGGCGATCAGTACTTTCAAATCCTTCATAGTTTAACCCCCAACATCTTTAAATTTTCTCCATTTCTTCAACAGAAATATTCTTACTAATCTGTTTTAACGGGATCTCAATTCGAACTTTAGCACCTTTAGAGTTTTCGACTTCTATTTCCCCATTTAGTTGTTTGGTAATTATAGAATACACAATCGATAAACCAAGTCCCTGGGTTTTTTTTATATCAAAATTTTGGGGGAAACCTACTCCGTTATCTGAAATCACTAGTTTTATTGATCCGTTCTCAAATTTTGAAATAATAGTAATCTCACAATTATCTTTACCAACAAAAGCATATTTAAAACTGTTAGTAACCAACTCGTTCACCACCAAAGCTATAGCGGTGGCCTTGCTATATGAAACGAAAATATCCTGCAATTCAAAGTTAAATTTGACCCCTTCCCTTGTACTGCTCATGAATTTGGCTATCTTAATTATCACATCTTTGAGGTTAATAATGCTTCTACTCAATTTATCTTTCGATAACAATTCATGCACAGCGGCGATGCTTTTTATCTTTGACATTAAATCATCGAGCATCTCTGTTACATCTTTCCTGGGATCTTTTTTGATGGACATTTTATACAAAGACATTAAACTAATTATAGACTGTAGATTATTCTTGATTCGATGATGACTCTCTTGTAACAATACAGAACTTCCAACTAACCTTGTATCATGAATCGCTAAAGCAGCTTGATGGGCTATAGTTTCTAAATACTTTATCTCTTCTTCTGAATAAATATATACTTCTTTGTAATATATGTGGATTATGCCACTCAACCTTGATCTTATGTACAAAGGAACACATATAAAACTACATATATCTTTGTTGATTTTGAAGAATTTTTCGAATCCTCTATCTCTTTTTGAAAAATAATAAACTTTTTCATCGCCGATTAAATTTAAGATTTCTGATTCATTCGGCTCAACTTCCACGTTCTTATTTTGTTTGTAGAAAACCTTGTCTATTATTGCGTTTGTGTCCTCATCCATCAGAGATATTCCACACGCATCTGCCTTCATAGCTTTTGCAGCATTTTTCGCAAGTAGATTCATAAGATCATCTAACTCATATTCTGATGTTAAATATTCTGCTGCTTCAAAGACCGATTCAATTAGTTGACTTTCTTCAGGATTTACATTGTTGTCATCAGAGTTAAATCCCATAATTTTGTTTATCAATTTTTTAGGATTATTTTTTACTTCTTGAGAGTCCAGAATTTCGGTGATCTCACCTTCATTCAATATTGCTATCTTATCAGCGATTCTCAAGGCATCTTCCCATTGTTTAGTTATATAAATTACACTTTTGCCTTCTTTTTTGTGTGTTCTTATCATATTGTGAAGGTTCATCAGAGAACTTAAAGAAATATTCTCCGCTGGTTCGTATAAAATTACAACATCTGGATTAACAGAAAACGCTCTTACAAACGCCAAATTTTTCTTTTCTTCTAGTGTAAGATCCCCTACTTTCATATCTGGTGGTAAGTTCAAATTATGCTTTTTTAAAATTTCCTCCACTACGCTTTGGATTCTCCTTTTAGAATAAAAAATAGATTGTTTCTGATTATAAGAAGTATCTAAAAACAAATTTTCAGAAACAGAGAGGTTCTCTAATAATTTAGGTTTTTGATTAATAATTTCTATCTTATTTTTCTTTAGATCATATAGGCTGAAAGGTACAAGTTGCCCCCTATGATGCAATTTTCCATCTGCTGGTAACTTACCAATTAATCCATTGATAATAGCATTCTTACCTGAGCCTTCTTGACCAACAATGGCCATAACTTCCCCCTTTTGTATTTCTAAGGAGAATTTTTTTAAAAGTTCCGTGTCTTGATCTTTTACACAAAAATTTTGAATTTTAAAAATTTTTTCTGGCATTTATTATCACCACAAAATTGATTAATTTCATTTTTTATTATATCAAATTTCATATTTATTAGAA from Petrotoga olearia DSM 13574 encodes:
- a CDS encoding ATP-binding cassette domain-containing protein, which translates into the protein MPEKIFKIQNFCVKDQDTELLKKFSLEIQKGEVMAIVGQEGSGKNAIINGLIGKLPADGKLHHRGQLVPFSLYDLKKNKIEIINQKPKLLENLSVSENLFLDTSYNQKQSIFYSKRRIQSVVEEILKKHNLNLPPDMKVGDLTLEEKKNLAFVRAFSVNPDVVILYEPAENISLSSLMNLHNMIRTHKKEGKSVIYITKQWEDALRIADKIAILNEGEITEILDSQEVKNNPKKLINKIMGFNSDDNNVNPEESQLIESVFEAAEYLTSEYELDDLMNLLAKNAAKAMKADACGISLMDEDTNAIIDKVFYKQNKNVEVEPNESEILNLIGDEKVYYFSKRDRGFEKFFKINKDICSFICVPLYIRSRLSGIIHIYYKEVYIYSEEEIKYLETIAHQAALAIHDTRLVGSSVLLQESHHRIKNNLQSIISLMSLYKMSIKKDPRKDVTEMLDDLMSKIKSIAAVHELLSKDKLSRSIINLKDVIIKIAKFMSSTREGVKFNFELQDIFVSYSKATAIALVVNELVTNSFKYAFVGKDNCEITIISKFENGSIKLVISDNGVGFPQNFDIKKTQGLGLSIVYSIITKQLNGEIEVENSKGAKVRIEIPLKQISKNISVEEMEKI